The following proteins come from a genomic window of Paenibacillus spongiae:
- a CDS encoding GDP-L-fucose synthase family protein — MHKDAMIYVAGHKGLVGSAILRKLQDEGYSNLIYRSSSELDLRNYDQVMDFFQSHSIEYVFLAAAKVGGIIANQEYPADFIRDNLLIQTNVIDAAYRANVQKLLFLGSTCIYPKLAPQPLKEEYLLTGELEPTNEPYAVAKIAGITMCRSYNRQYGTRFISAMPTNMYGPNDNFDLKTSHVLPALIRKFHEAKENGVPSVEVWGTGSPKREFLHSDDLAEACLFLMNHYEGNDIVNIGVGNDISIKELAELIQSIVGYKGEIVFNSSVPDGTPRKLVDVTKINALGWKASIPLEEGLRSVYASFQEGYLVNH, encoded by the coding sequence ATGCATAAGGATGCAATGATTTATGTGGCAGGACATAAGGGGCTCGTGGGATCGGCGATATTAAGAAAGCTCCAGGACGAAGGATATTCAAATCTGATTTATAGATCTTCGTCGGAACTGGATCTGCGAAACTATGATCAAGTCATGGATTTCTTTCAGAGCCATTCGATCGAATACGTCTTTCTTGCAGCGGCAAAGGTGGGCGGCATTATTGCCAATCAAGAGTACCCGGCTGATTTTATAAGAGATAATCTTCTTATTCAAACGAATGTCATTGACGCCGCTTATCGTGCCAATGTGCAGAAGCTGCTGTTTCTGGGTTCGACCTGTATTTATCCCAAATTGGCGCCGCAGCCGCTGAAGGAAGAGTATCTCCTTACAGGTGAGCTGGAGCCGACGAATGAACCTTATGCTGTCGCCAAGATTGCCGGCATTACGATGTGCAGATCCTATAACCGGCAATACGGAACCAGATTCATATCCGCAATGCCGACGAATATGTATGGCCCCAACGATAACTTCGATCTAAAAACCTCTCATGTCCTTCCAGCGCTCATCCGTAAATTTCATGAAGCGAAGGAAAACGGCGTACCGTCTGTTGAAGTATGGGGCACTGGAAGCCCCAAGAGAGAATTTCTCCACTCCGACGACTTAGCCGAAGCCTGCTTATTCTTAATGAATCATTACGAAGGCAATGACATTGTTAATATTGGGGTTGGAAACGATATTTCCATTAAAGAATTGGCGGAATTAATCCAATCTATCGTTGGTTATAAAGGCGAAATCGTCTTTAACTCGTCCGTGCCGGACGGAACGCCGCGGAAACTGGTCGATGTCACGAAGATTAATGCGCTGGGGTGGAAGGCCAGTATTCCATTAGAAGAAGGTTTACGTTCCGTATATGCTTCATTCCAAGAAGGGTATCTGGTCAATCATTAA